Part of the Bradyrhizobium sp. SZCCHNS1050 genome, GGTGAAGGACGTGAACGCGGCCGGTGGCATCAAGCTCGGCGACAAGCGGCTGCCGATCGAGATCGTCGAATATGACGACCGCAGCTCGTCGGAAGAGGCGGTGAAGGCGATCGAGCGCCTCGCCAACCAGGACAAGGTCGACTTCATCCTGCCGCCCTGGGGCACCGGTCTCAACCTTGCGGTCGGTCCGACCTTGAACCGGCTCGGCTATCCGCATCTCGCGGTGACGTCGGTGACCGACAAGGCGCCAGAACTCGCCAAGCGCTGGGCCAATGCCACCTTCTGGCTCGGCACGTCGGCGCAGATCTCCAATGGGCTCGCCGAACTGCTCGGCAAGCTGAAGAGCGAAGGCAAGATCGGCGGCACCGTCGCGATGGTCAGCGTGGCCGACCAGTTCGGCATCGAGCTGGCCGCCGCCGGGCGCGAGGCTTTCAAGAAGGCCGGACTGACCGTCGCCTACGACAAGACCTATCCGATGGGCTCGCAGGACCTGCAGCCGCTGCTCAAGGATGCGATCGCGAGCAAAGCCGATGCCTTCGTCGCCTTCAGCTATCCGCCGGATACGATCGGGCTGACCGAGCAGGCGCAACTGCTCAAGTACAATCCGAAGGTCTTCTATGTCGGCGTCGGCACGGCGTTCCCGCTGTTCAAGGGCAAGTTCGGCGCAGGCAGCGACGGCGTGATGGGCATCGGCGGCTGGAACGCCGACTCGCCCGCGCTCAAGGACTATCTCGCCCGCCACATGGCGGCGACCGGGCAGGAGCCGGATCGCTGGGCGAGCCCGATCACCTATGCCAGCCTGCAGGTGCTGCAGCAGGCGATCGAGAAGGTCGGCAAGGTCGACCGTGCCGCGGTCGCCAAGGAGATCCGCGAGGGCTCTTTCGACACCATCATCGGCAAGGTGAAGCTGAAGGACGGCCTGCTGCAGGAGGTCTGGAGCGTCGGCCAGTGGCAGAACGGCGAGTTCTATGCCGTGGCGCCGGCCTCGCTGCCCGGCGCACGCGCCGCGGTCGTGCCGAAGCCCGAGTGGAAATAGCCGGAACGAGGTCGTGAGCTTGCGGACGCGCGTCAAGGCGCGCGCGTCCGCGGGCCTCGCGCAAGAGGCACCATCCCATGCTGCTGTTCGACATCCTGCTGCCCGGTCTGGTGCTGGGGGGCATGTATGCCCTGATCGCGCTCGGCCTGACGCTGCAATATGGCGTGGCGCGCATCATGAACCTGTCCTATGGCGAGTCGCTGGTCGCGGCCGCGTTCGGCACGCTGTCGCTCTATTCCGGGCTTCAACTGAGTCCGCTGCTGGCGCTGCTGCTCGCGATGCCCGCCGCGGGACTGCTGAACTGGCTGCTCTACAGGCTGTTGCTGCAGCGCCTGATCCGCCGCGGCAAGGACGCCGGCGCCCAGGAGGTCGACAGCATACTCGTCACCTTCGGCGTGCTGTTCGTGATCCAGGGCATCATGCTGGTCGCTTTCGGCGGGCAGTATTACAGCTACAGCTATCTCTCCATTCCCGTGACAGTGCTCGGCTCGACGCTCGCGGTGAACCGGCTGGTCGCGCTTGGTTTCGCCGCACTGATCGGCACCGGCGTCTATCTCGCGCTGACGCGGACAAGGATCGGCACGGCCGTGCGCGCCGTCGCGGTCGATGCCAATGCCGCGCGGCTGGTCGGCATCGATGTCGCTTGGCTCGCAGGACTGGCGTTTGCGTTCGGCGGCGGCCTGGTCGCGGCCGGCGGCGTGCTCGTCAGCATGTTCCTCACCTTCAACGCCTCGATGGGCGTCGTATTCACGATGAAGGCGCTGGTGGTCGTGATCATGGGGGGCGTCGGCAACGTCATGGGCGCGCTCGCCGCAGGGCTGCTGCTCGGCGTCGTCGAGACCGCGGTGGCGCGGCTGGTCGATCCCGGGCTGACCTTGGCCGCGACGTTTGCGATGTTTCTCGCCGTGCTGCTGATCCGGCCGACCGGACTGTTCGGAAAGGCGGCGTCGTGATCAGCCCCGGCAAGATTCTCGCCTGGTGCATCGGGCTCGTCGGCGTTGCCGCGGCGGTCACGCTGCCGCTCTATGCCAACGGCTACTATCTCGCGCTCGGCATCAGCATTCTCTATTTCACCGTGCTGGCAACCGCCTGGGCCATGTTCTCCGGGCCGACCCGCTACGTCTCGCTGGCGACGGCTGCGTTCTTCGGCATCGGCGCCTATACGGCGGCGGTGACCGGCGAGACGCTGAGCTGGCCGCTGCAACTGATGACCGCTGCGGGTGTCGGCGCTGTCGTCGCGGCCATCACCGGCCTGTCGACGCTGCGGCTGTCCGGCATCTACTTCATCATCTTCTCGTTCGGCCTGGCCGAGCTGATCCGCCAGCTCGTGATCTGGTACGAGGTCAACATCCACAAATCGGTCGGCCGCTATCTGTTCAGCGACATCACCCAGGAGATGCTGTACTGGCAACTCTGCGCGCTGACGGCGCTGGTCTTCCTCGCCGGCTTTCTGCTGACGCGCTCGCGCTATGGCCTCGCGCTGCGCGCGATCGGCGCCGACGAGACCGCCGCGCGCCATTCCGGCATCGATGCGACCGCGGTGAAGCTCGGGGTCTTCATCCTCAGCGCGGTGTTCATGTCGGTGACCGGCGCGATCATGGCGCCGCGCTGGACCTATATCGATCCGGCGATCGCGTTCAACCCGATGATCTCGTTCCAGGTCGTGATCATGGCGCTGCTCGGCGGTGCCGGCTCGCTGATCGGCCCGGTGCTCGGCGTCATCCCGCTTGTGCTGCTGTTCGAGGTGCTGACAGCCGCGCTGCCCAACCATTTCAGCATCGTGCTCGGCCTCATCTTCATCGGCATCGTGATGGTGCTGCCGAGGGGCGTGATCGGGTTGGTCGATCGGGTCTGGCGGCGCGAGCCCAAGGTGGTCGGCGCCAAACCGGAGCAGGGCGGAACGCTGCTCACGGCCGAGACCGTCGGCAAATCCTTCGGCGGCCTGCGCGCCGTCGACAAGGTCAGCCTGGACGTCCGCGCCGGCGAGA contains:
- a CDS encoding amino acid ABC transporter substrate-binding protein; the encoded protein is MTSTNRRQVLRIAGAAIAAGFAVSAAQAQQDKIRIGYAISKTGPYAGGAGITTLPNYQLWVKDVNAAGGIKLGDKRLPIEIVEYDDRSSSEEAVKAIERLANQDKVDFILPPWGTGLNLAVGPTLNRLGYPHLAVTSVTDKAPELAKRWANATFWLGTSAQISNGLAELLGKLKSEGKIGGTVAMVSVADQFGIELAAAGREAFKKAGLTVAYDKTYPMGSQDLQPLLKDAIASKADAFVAFSYPPDTIGLTEQAQLLKYNPKVFYVGVGTAFPLFKGKFGAGSDGVMGIGGWNADSPALKDYLARHMAATGQEPDRWASPITYASLQVLQQAIEKVGKVDRAAVAKEIREGSFDTIIGKVKLKDGLLQEVWSVGQWQNGEFYAVAPASLPGARAAVVPKPEWK
- a CDS encoding branched-chain amino acid ABC transporter permease, with product MLLFDILLPGLVLGGMYALIALGLTLQYGVARIMNLSYGESLVAAAFGTLSLYSGLQLSPLLALLLAMPAAGLLNWLLYRLLLQRLIRRGKDAGAQEVDSILVTFGVLFVIQGIMLVAFGGQYYSYSYLSIPVTVLGSTLAVNRLVALGFAALIGTGVYLALTRTRIGTAVRAVAVDANAARLVGIDVAWLAGLAFAFGGGLVAAGGVLVSMFLTFNASMGVVFTMKALVVVIMGGVGNVMGALAAGLLLGVVETAVARLVDPGLTLAATFAMFLAVLLIRPTGLFGKAAS
- a CDS encoding branched-chain amino acid ABC transporter ATP-binding protein/permease, whose product is MISPGKILAWCIGLVGVAAAVTLPLYANGYYLALGISILYFTVLATAWAMFSGPTRYVSLATAAFFGIGAYTAAVTGETLSWPLQLMTAAGVGAVVAAITGLSTLRLSGIYFIIFSFGLAELIRQLVIWYEVNIHKSVGRYLFSDITQEMLYWQLCALTALVFLAGFLLTRSRYGLALRAIGADETAARHSGIDATAVKLGVFILSAVFMSVTGAIMAPRWTYIDPAIAFNPMISFQVVIMALLGGAGSLIGPVLGVIPLVLLFEVLTAALPNHFSIVLGLIFIGIVMVLPRGVIGLVDRVWRREPKVVGAKPEQGGTLLTAETVGKSFGGLRAVDKVSLDVRAGEILGVIGPNGSGKTTLLNMLSGALVPSAGTIRFGGTVISGLAAHRIARLGLARTFQLVRVMPDLTVAENVAAAALFRMRQTGAAAETIHELLALVGLDGMAEMPAGDLTYIDQKRLELARALALHPRLVLLDEWLAGLNPTELETGIRLIASLRDRGITIVMVEHVMDAIRALCDRCVVMSAGVVIARGTPDEVLADPAVITAYLGEPDA